In Pseudomonadota bacterium, one genomic interval encodes:
- a CDS encoding zinc ribbon domain-containing protein produces MPIYEYICEKCGNEFEMLVFRNDEPSCPSCGAKNPTKKMSSFGFSVGSKYTSSSMDAAGSSCASCGSSNCSSCHG; encoded by the coding sequence ATGCCTATATATGAATATATATGTGAAAAATGCGGTAATGAATTTGAAATGCTGGTCTTTAGAAATGATGAACCGTCATGTCCGTCATGTGGGGCAAAAAATCCGACAAAAAAGATGTCTTCATTCGGATTTTCTGTCGGCTCCAAGTATACGTCATCATCAATGGATGCAGCAGGATCGTCCTGTGCAAGTTGCGGTTCTTCAAACTGCTCGAGTTGCCATGGATAA
- a CDS encoding translation elongation factor-like protein: MEENLIGRVERYFSKIGVAAIRITDGELKIDDRIMIKGHTTDFEQVVESIQIEHQNVESAEAGDDIGIKTKERVREGDSVYLIKQ, translated from the coding sequence ATGGAAGAAAATCTGATTGGAAGGGTTGAGAGGTATTTTTCAAAAATCGGCGTAGCCGCAATAAGGATTACAGATGGCGAATTAAAGATTGACGACAGAATAATGATCAAAGGACACACAACGGACTTTGAACAGGTCGTAGAATCAATACAGATAGAGCATCAGAACGTAGAAAGTGCCGAGGCGGGCGATGATATCGGCATAAAAACAAAAGAAAGGGTAAGAGAAGGTGATTCTGTATATCTGATAAAACAGTAA